A genomic segment from Candidatus Poribacteria bacterium encodes:
- a CDS encoding sugar phosphate isomerase/epimerase: MKLGFVSAILPEQTLAQVVQFAADTGYDCVELMCWPKGKAERRYAGVTHVDVATLSDAEVDGILQCVSDAGITISGLGYYPNPLTPDETEAAIYSEHLKQLILAAERLSVDIVNSFIGRDQTRTIDENWHRFKKVWEPLIQFASDHGIRIGIENCPMFFTEDEWPAGQNLAYCPAVWERMFEEIPSPNFGLNFDPSHCIWLQIDYLKPLVTFADRIFHVHAKDVRLDKAKLDEVGILATPLSYHTPKLPGLGDVDWGSFFSVLSDTGYNGAVCVEVEDRAYEETLETRQRALSQSHIFLRQFIG, translated from the coding sequence ATGAAACTTGGATTTGTAAGTGCAATTTTGCCGGAGCAGACGTTGGCGCAGGTCGTCCAATTCGCTGCTGACACCGGTTATGATTGCGTCGAATTGATGTGCTGGCCCAAAGGGAAAGCGGAACGGCGTTATGCAGGCGTTACGCACGTTGACGTAGCGACACTTTCCGATGCGGAAGTGGATGGAATCCTGCAATGTGTCTCGGATGCGGGGATAACAATCAGCGGCTTAGGCTACTACCCGAATCCGCTGACACCTGACGAAACGGAAGCAGCTATCTATAGCGAACACCTCAAGCAGCTGATTCTGGCAGCGGAACGTCTGTCGGTAGACATCGTAAACTCGTTCATTGGTAGAGACCAGACGCGCACAATAGATGAGAATTGGCACCGCTTTAAGAAGGTATGGGAGCCTCTAATCCAATTCGCCTCCGACCACGGTATCCGTATCGGTATTGAGAATTGTCCCATGTTCTTCACAGAGGACGAGTGGCCCGCTGGGCAAAACCTCGCCTATTGTCCTGCAGTTTGGGAACGAATGTTTGAGGAGATTCCTTCCCCCAACTTCGGGCTTAACTTCGATCCGTCCCATTGTATATGGCTCCAAATAGACTACTTAAAACCACTCGTTACCTTTGCTGATCGGATTTTCCACGTGCATGCGAAAGATGTGCGATTGGACAAAGCAAAGCTTGATGAAGTGGGCATCCTCGCAACGCCTCTGTCGTATCATACACCGAAGCTGCCGGGACTTGGCGATGTCGATTGGGGCAGTTTCTTTTCCGTTTTGAGTGATACCGGGTATAACGGTGCCGTCTGTGTTGAAGTAGAAGATCGGGCTTATGAAGAGACATTAGAGACGCGGCAGCGTGCTTTAAGCCAAAGCCACATCTTTCTGAGACAGTTCATCGGATAG